From a region of the Panicum virgatum strain AP13 chromosome 2K, P.virgatum_v5, whole genome shotgun sequence genome:
- the LOC120696120 gene encoding ribonuclease 2-like: MSWPHGCARPSTLFRQWEKHGTCSYPVIQDEYSYFSTTLHLYSSYNVTAMLASKISIGADDGGRYLVADLIGTIRSSFGASPLLLCEGGSLQELRLCFDKEIIFVASHVSYLFVYFCSNNFSLPDFFQPLDCINGGNGSEYDITEHGRYCPRYISLPSYKPRGGDTSGATRRFSSNIMLAFFDAF; the protein is encoded by the exons ATGTCATGGCCGCATGGGTGTGCACGGCCGTCTACTTTGTTTCGGCAGTGGG AAAAGCACGGGACATGCTCGTACCCTGTGATCCAGGACGAATACAGCTACTTCTCTACAACCCTGCACCTGTACTCCAGCTACAATGTCACG GCTATGCTGGCAAGCAAGATTAGCATAGGCGCAGATGATGGCGGCAGGTATCTTGTGGCAGACCTGATTGGCACCATCAGAAGCTCCTTTGGAGCGTCCCCTCTGTTGCTGTGTGAGGGAGGATCGTTGCAGGAGCTCAGGTTGTGCTTCGACAAGGAAATAATTTTTGTAGCAAGTCATGTATCTTACCTGTTTGTTTATTTTTGTAGCAATAATTTTTCACTCCCTGATTTCTTTCAGCCTCTTGACTGCATAAATGGAGGAAATGGCAGTGAGTATGATATAACAGAACATGGCCGGTATTGTCCGAGGTACATCAGCCTGCCTTCTTATAAACCTCGTG GTGGTGACACCAGTGGAGCCACGAGAAGGTTTTCCTCAAACATAATGCTGGCCTTCTTTGATGCATTCTAG